CATCAACATCTATAAAATTTTTAATGAATTTCGATGCTTCTTCTTTTAAGGGTTTAATCCCGTCAACCATCGGATAAATAGCCGAAACGCCACGATCAAGAGCTTCTTTTTCGGCCTCAACGCCCACCTTGGCCGGAGGCAAACCCGGCACCCCCATTTCCATGCGGATGTATTTAAAATCACTGGCTTCTTCAACCAGGTTTACTAAAGCAACAACTTCACGAATTGATGCTTTTCCGATATCAGGAATACGCAGTTGTGCTATTTTTTCTTCAACAAGCTTTTTATCCAAAGGAGAGTTATTCATACTTAACAGGTTAAACCTTTTTAGTTAGTAAAATGGTGCTCAAATATCACAGTCGCAATAGTAAGCTGAAAAAAAGAAACCAGTTATTCTTACCGGTTTCTTTTACAAATTATGATCGTTAATTTTTTCTGCAATGAAAATTAGAATCCAAAATCTGGTTTTATTTGTTCAACCCAGGCAGCAACACGTTCTTCAGTCATTTCCGGCTCAAAATCTTCATCAATTGGCAGGCCGATAAATTTACCATCAACCACTGCTTCCGATTCTTCAAACTCGTATCCTTCGGTATCAACAGGGCCCACCAAAACAGCACCATTCTTCATTAATTCTTTGCCAAGCAAGCCAATGTGGTCAACAAAAGCGTGGGCATAAGTAACATGGTCGCCAAGACCGAAAACGGCTATCGTTTTATTGCTGTAATCTACTTTTGATATTTCTGGAAGGAATTTTCCCCAATCGTTGTTGGAGTAGTTCGAATCCCAGGTGTCTTTACCAACTGTTGACAAGCCAAAAATTATTTTGTCGAATTTCTCTAAATCAGCCGATGAAGCGCTTTTTACTTCAACCATTTCCACTTTATCAGCACCAATTAATTCTTTTATTTTGTCTGCTACACGGTTTACCGATCCTCCAACCGGACCATAAAAAATTGCTATTTTACTCATATCTTTCGTTTTAGTTTTTACTGATTATGTAAATTCCCTTTTTGGTATTCTCCCAATATTGATAAACTCGATGCACTCTTTAATACCTGATGAATCGCTTTATCGTAATTTTCGCCTTTTTCCCATTCAATATCCACATGAAAAGTGTACTCATTGGGCTTTCCTATTTTTGGCACCGATTGAATTTTCGTCAGGTTAATTTCGTTTTCGGCAAAAGTATTTAGCACAGCCGCCAGAGCGCCGTAAAAGTGCCCAACTTCAAAACACACAGAAGCTTTATTTGTTCCTTGTGTTGGATTACCATGTTTTGAAAGAATCCAAAAGCGGGTGTAATTTTTCTTGTTGGTTTCGATGCCGGTTTCCAATACCTGCAAATCGTACAGTTCAGCCGACCGCAAATTAGCGATTGACGCTGCATCTTTTAAGTTATTATCGGCCACCAGTTTCGATGATGCTGCCGTATCCAGCTTTTCGTGTAATTGAGCATTGGGAAAATGATGTTCGATATATTCCATACATTGCCTTAAGGCAATCGGATGCGAATGAATATCCTTAATATCCTCTGGCTTAACACCTTCATTTACCAACAAATTCATCTGAATGTGTAAATAAATTTCACCGATTACCCGCAAATGATAATCGCGAATTAACTGATAATTATTGAGCAAACTGCCGGCAATAGAATTTTCGATTGCCATAACTGCAAAGTCCACCTCGTCATTATCCATTAATTCACATACGGTTTTAAAGGTCTTGCATTCAACCACCTCAATGTCATCTTCAAAATATCTCCTGGCCGCATCTTCATGAAAAGAGCCGGCTATTCCCTGTATTGCTATCCGTTTCATTTAAAATTTTTAAAGCGTATCAAATATACGAATTATGCGCTAAGTGAGCTGTTTCATTGGCAGATTGCGATTAAAATTAAAGTTTGTATTATGTGACTGCAGTTTTTTTTATAAAAAAGGGCTGGAGCTTCGCAGAACACCAACCCTTTTTTTCTTCTATTTTTAAGCGCACCTAAAACTGGTAGAGTTCGTCGGCTTTTAGCAATTCGGTTTTATGTTTTTGAAGCATCTCGACGGCACGTTTTACGCGGGTTGGCCGAATAACTGTTACGGCTCCTTCATCTTGCATTGAGAAAGCATACATGTATTCAATAAATACTTCTTCCTGCTGCAAAATATCGAGCAACTTGCTTAAGCTTCCCGGCTTGTTGGGTGTTTTAGCCAAAACAACTTCGGTTGTTTGCACTGAAAAGTCGTTGTCTTTTAAAACCAGGCAAGCCTTATCCGGATCGGAAACAATCATGCGTAGAATTCCAAAATCAGAGGTATCAGCAATGGTAAATGCTGATATATTTATACCGGCCTCGCCCATAATTTTTGTTACATCGTTCAATCTTCCCGATTTATTTTCTAAAAAAACAGAAACTTGTTTTATGATCATGGTTCTCAGATTTTTCGGTTATCAATTACTCGTTTTGCTTTACCTGCTGTACGTTCAATGGTTTTTGGTTCAACCAATTTAACATCAACAGAAATACCCAGCGTACTTTGAATATTATGCGTAATTTTCTTTTTCAGTTTTTCGAGTTCGCGTATCTCATCCGAGAAGAATTGCTCCTGCACCTCCACCATCAGTTTTAGTACATCAAGCGTGCCTTCGCGCTCAACAATTAGCAGGTAGTGCGGTTCTGTTTCGCTCATTTCAAGCAGCACACTCTCAATTTGCGATGGGAAAACATTTACGCCCCTAATAATTAGCATGTCGTCGGATCTGCCGGTGCATTTTTCCATTCGCACCAGCGTACGGCCGCATTCGCACTTGTCGTATATTAAGCGGGTTAAATCGCGAGTACGGTAGCGGATAATAGGGATACCCTCTTTTGTTACTGTTGTAAATACCAACTCCCCTATTTCACCGGGCTCAACAGGCTGCAGTGTTTCCGGATGAATAATCTCCGGAATAAAATGATCTTCATTTACATGCATCCCAACCTGGTGTTCGCACTCGCACGATAC
Above is a genomic segment from uncultured Draconibacterium sp. containing:
- a CDS encoding ACT domain-containing protein, with product MIIKQVSVFLENKSGRLNDVTKIMGEAGINISAFTIADTSDFGILRMIVSDPDKACLVLKDNDFSVQTTEVVLAKTPNKPGSLSKLLDILQQEEVFIEYMYAFSMQDEGAVTVIRPTRVKRAVEMLQKHKTELLKADELYQF
- a CDS encoding prephenate dehydratase produces the protein MKRIAIQGIAGSFHEDAARRYFEDDIEVVECKTFKTVCELMDNDEVDFAVMAIENSIAGSLLNNYQLIRDYHLRVIGEIYLHIQMNLLVNEGVKPEDIKDIHSHPIALRQCMEYIEHHFPNAQLHEKLDTAASSKLVADNNLKDAASIANLRSAELYDLQVLETGIETNKKNYTRFWILSKHGNPTQGTNKASVCFEVGHFYGALAAVLNTFAENEINLTKIQSVPKIGKPNEYTFHVDIEWEKGENYDKAIHQVLKSASSLSILGEYQKGNLHNQ
- a CDS encoding flavodoxin, whose amino-acid sequence is MSKIAIFYGPVGGSVNRVADKIKELIGADKVEMVEVKSASSADLEKFDKIIFGLSTVGKDTWDSNYSNNDWGKFLPEISKVDYSNKTIAVFGLGDHVTYAHAFVDHIGLLGKELMKNGAVLVGPVDTEGYEFEESEAVVDGKFIGLPIDEDFEPEMTEERVAAWVEQIKPDFGF